In Amyelois transitella isolate CPQ chromosome 27, ilAmyTran1.1, whole genome shotgun sequence, a single genomic region encodes these proteins:
- the LOC106130417 gene encoding uncharacterized protein LOC106130417 isoform X2, with protein MFLFLFCFTFRTNNTKISICEFHEQNILTLPTYHILNMEDEIKIEYEESTEIDPLSGETPSSETGVNMPRDAPSPISRVEADILNSPAPKIIPHLEINEAADVKTLESKVLVEENKEEETPAENKGSALNSALDFVVFNKI; from the exons atgtttttgtttttgttttgtttcacatttcggacaaataatactaaaatttcTATTTGTGAATTTCATGAACAAAACATACTTACTTTACCTACCTATCATAT ATTAAATATggaagatgaaataaaaattgaatatgAAGAATCGACAGAAATTGATCCTCTTTCTGGGGAAACACCATCATCAGAAACTGGTGTTAATATGCCTCGT GATGCACCTTCTCCAATATCAAGGGTGGAAGCAGACATTCTTAATAGTCCAGCACCGAAAATCATACCACATTTAGAGATAAATGAAGCTGCCGATGTAAAG accTTAGAAAGCAAAGTCCTagttgaagaaaataaagaagagGAAACACCTGCAGAAAATAAAGGGAGCGCACTCAATTCTGCATTGGAT